A region of Dioscorea cayenensis subsp. rotundata cultivar TDr96_F1 chromosome 5, TDr96_F1_v2_PseudoChromosome.rev07_lg8_w22 25.fasta, whole genome shotgun sequence DNA encodes the following proteins:
- the LOC120260265 gene encoding ethylene-responsive transcription factor LEP-like, producing MADHLQCMILPRHRRRRSRASTEYLGVRRRPWGRYAAEIRNPYTKERHWLGTFDTAEEAALVYDMSSITFSGIGRAQTNFYYPFLTMPSPPPPPPPPPPSPSEEEKEYCSGYNLEIGEDHGHLVDGDDDDSMTIATILQSFRQSNAFPSSSML from the coding sequence ATGGCTGATCACTTACAATGCATGATCCTTCCTCGTCACAGGAGAAGACGGTCTAGAGCATCGACGGAGTACTTAGGAGTACGGCGGAGACCATGGGGGCGTTATGCGGCGGAGATTAGAAACCCTTATACTAAGGAGAGACACTGGTTAGGCACATTTGATACGGCGGAGGAAGCAGCATTAGTTTATGATATGTCGTCGATCACCTTTAGTGGCATCGGTAGAGCTCAAACTAATTTTTACTATCCATTTCTTACTATGCCTTCTCCACCTCCTCCACCGCCGCCTCCGCCACCTTCTCCTtcggaggaggagaaggaataTTGCTCTGGGTATAACTTGGAGATTGGTGAAGATCATGGTCATTTGGTTGATGGTGATGACGATGATTCAATGACTATCGCCACCATTTTGCAGAGTTTTCGCCAATCGAATGCATTTCCTTCATCTTCGATGCTATGA
- the LOC120260939 gene encoding nuclear transcription factor Y subunit B-3-like, whose product MKGRKNHQHDQLMSPANSPPSDADSGGGAGGGATSSKEQDCFLPIANVSRIMKKSLPANAKISKEAKETVQECVSEFISFITGEASDKCQREKRKTINGDDLLSAMTALGFDNYVAPLKIYLNKYRETEDDKSSMPAKQGSSSTDEGGTMNGKLLGFGGFHGGGSANGGGAFSSHVNGGVQW is encoded by the coding sequence ATGAAAGGAAGGAAGAACCACCAGCATGATCAGCTCATGAGCCCTGCCAACAGCCCTCCATCGGACGCAGACTCCGGCGGCGGAGCCGGCGGCGGAGCCACCTCTTCCAAAGAGCAAGACTGCTTCCTCCCCATAGCCAACGTGAGCAGAATCATGAAGAAGTCCCTCCCTGCCAACGCAAAGATCTCCAAAGAAGCCAAGGAGACGGTGCAGGAGTGCGTGTCGGAGTTCATAAGCTTCATCACCGGCGAGGCCTCTGACAAGTGCCAGAGAGAAAAGAGGAAGACCATCAACGGAGATGACCTTCTCTCTGCCATGACAGCACTTGGTTTTGATAACTATGTTGCCCCTCTTAAGATATATCTCAATAAGTATAGAGAGACCGAAGATGATAAAAGCTCGATGCCGGCAAAGCAAGGTAGTAGTAGTACTGATGAGGGTGGAACCATGAATGGTAAACTTTTAGGGTTTGGTGGTTTTCATGGAGGTGGAAGTGCAAATGGTGGTGGAGCTTTTTCCAGTCATGTTAATGGAGGAGTTCAGTGGTAG